In Xanthomonas theicola, a single genomic region encodes these proteins:
- the ung gene encoding uracil-DNA glycosylase: MSSEDETRVQLEPSWKARVGDWLLRPQMRELATLLRQRKAAGARVFPPGRRIFAAFEATPFDRVEVVILGQDPYHGLGQAHGLCFSVLPGVPVPPSLLNIYKEIEDDLGIRRPDHGCLLPWAQRGVLLLNAVLTVEEGRAGAHQGKGWEGFTDHVVETLNREREGLVFLLWGSYAQAKGKVIDTRRHRVLKAPHPSPLSAHRGFLGCKHFSAANDYLRRRGAQPIDWSLPPRALLDPALGGD; encoded by the coding sequence ATGAGTAGCGAAGATGAGACCCGGGTGCAACTGGAACCTTCGTGGAAGGCGCGGGTCGGCGACTGGCTGCTGCGCCCGCAGATGCGCGAACTGGCCACGTTGCTGCGTCAGCGCAAGGCCGCCGGCGCGCGCGTGTTCCCGCCCGGACGGCGCATCTTCGCCGCGTTCGAGGCGACCCCGTTCGATCGGGTCGAGGTGGTGATCCTCGGCCAGGACCCCTACCACGGCCTCGGCCAGGCGCACGGGCTGTGTTTCTCGGTGCTGCCCGGGGTGCCGGTGCCGCCGTCGCTGCTGAACATTTACAAGGAGATCGAGGACGACCTGGGCATCCGCCGTCCCGACCATGGCTGCCTGCTGCCCTGGGCGCAGCGCGGGGTGCTGTTGCTCAACGCAGTGCTGACGGTGGAGGAAGGCCGCGCCGGCGCACACCAGGGCAAGGGCTGGGAGGGTTTCACCGACCATGTCGTGGAGACCTTGAACCGCGAACGCGAGGGCCTGGTGTTCCTGTTGTGGGGCAGCTACGCCCAGGCCAAGGGCAAGGTCATCGACACCCGCCGCCACCGCGTGCTGAAGGCGCCGCATCCCTCGCCGCTGTCGGCGCACCGCGGCTTCCTGGGCTGCAAGCACTTCTCCGCCGCCAACGACTACCTGCGCCGCCGCGGCGCCCAGCCGATCGACTGGAGCCTGCCGCCGCGCGCGCTGCTGGACCCGGCCCTGGGTGGCGACTGA
- a CDS encoding response regulator yields the protein MSRHELTHLISDAPRVMVVDGSKLVRKLIADVLHRELPGVEVVGCASIAKARAALAAGPVNLVTTSLALPDGDGLTLARSVREAVGQAYVPVIVVSGDAQQHLVERRFTEYVTDYFDKALGHEALATFIRGYVQPQPVAGATILYVEDSRVVAEATKRMLERQELHVVHVLAAEDAFALLTAESLGRTTRRIDLVLTDVTLKGELNGCDVVQRIRIDFAYGKRRMPVLVMTGDSNPHNQSALLRAGANDLVQKPIEERLLVTKVLFQLRLAKLDDNAVTF from the coding sequence ATGTCCCGGCACGAACTCACGCACCTGATCAGCGACGCCCCGCGGGTGATGGTCGTCGACGGTTCCAAGCTGGTGCGCAAGCTGATCGCCGACGTGCTGCACCGCGAACTGCCGGGCGTGGAGGTGGTCGGCTGCGCCAGCATCGCCAAGGCGCGCGCCGCGCTGGCGGCCGGCCCGGTGAACCTGGTCACCACTTCGCTGGCGTTGCCCGACGGCGACGGCCTGACCCTGGCACGCAGCGTGCGCGAGGCCGTCGGCCAGGCCTATGTGCCGGTGATCGTGGTGTCCGGCGACGCCCAGCAGCACCTTGTCGAACGCCGCTTCACCGAATACGTGACCGACTACTTCGACAAGGCGCTGGGCCACGAGGCGCTGGCGACCTTCATCCGCGGCTACGTGCAACCGCAGCCGGTGGCCGGCGCCACCATCCTCTACGTCGAGGACAGCCGTGTGGTGGCCGAGGCGACCAAGCGCATGCTCGAGCGCCAGGAACTGCACGTGGTGCACGTGCTGGCGGCCGAGGACGCCTTCGCGCTGCTGACCGCCGAATCGCTGGGTCGCACCACCCGCCGCATCGACCTGGTGCTGACCGACGTCACCCTCAAGGGCGAGCTGAACGGGTGCGACGTGGTGCAGCGCATCCGCATCGACTTCGCCTACGGCAAGCGGCGCATGCCGGTGCTGGTGATGACCGGCGACAGCAATCCGCACAACCAGTCCGCGCTGCTGCGTGCCGGCGCCAACGACCTGGTGCAGAAACCGATCGAGGAGCGCCTGCTGGTCACCAAGGTGCTGTTCCAGCTGCGCCTGGCCAAGCTCGACGACAATGCCGTGACTTTCTGA
- the ftsX gene encoding permease-like cell division protein FtsX gives MSARNAAGAAAPSRLGVWWDHHLHSIAYSLGRAMRKPWATLLTMAVMALALALPLGLSIALDNLKHFAGSVQQSRDINVFLKTAVDAAAANALAATLRGRADVAAVALRTPAQGMAELRDSAGLGEALDALDDNPLPTLLVVTPSSADDAPLAAALSALPQADLVQHDALWRKRLDGWLRFGERLVQVLSVLLGAGAALVVGNTVRLDIQSRREEIGVLQLLGASDGFIRRPFLYLGAWYGFGAGVLALGLIAASGMALGPPLAELADSYGSHFALHGLDALHASLVLLGTLLLGWLGAWLVTGHFLRQTRPTDA, from the coding sequence ATGAGCGCACGCAATGCCGCCGGCGCCGCCGCGCCCTCGCGCCTGGGCGTGTGGTGGGACCACCACCTGCACAGCATCGCCTACAGCCTCGGCCGGGCCATGCGCAAGCCGTGGGCGACGCTGCTGACGATGGCGGTGATGGCCCTGGCCCTGGCGCTGCCGCTGGGACTGTCGATCGCGCTGGACAACCTCAAGCACTTCGCCGGCAGCGTGCAGCAGTCGCGCGACATCAATGTATTCCTGAAGACCGCGGTCGATGCCGCCGCGGCGAATGCGTTGGCCGCGACCTTGCGCGGCCGCGCCGACGTCGCCGCGGTGGCGCTGCGCACGCCCGCGCAGGGCATGGCCGAACTGCGCGACAGCGCCGGGCTCGGCGAGGCGCTGGACGCGCTCGACGACAACCCGCTGCCGACCCTGTTGGTGGTCACCCCGTCCAGCGCCGACGACGCGCCGCTGGCGGCGGCGCTGAGCGCGCTGCCGCAGGCCGACCTGGTCCAGCACGATGCGCTGTGGCGCAAGCGCCTGGACGGCTGGCTGCGTTTCGGCGAGCGCTTGGTGCAGGTGCTGTCGGTGCTGCTCGGCGCCGGCGCGGCGCTGGTGGTCGGCAATACCGTGCGACTGGACATCCAGTCGCGGCGCGAGGAGATCGGCGTGCTGCAGTTGCTCGGCGCCAGCGACGGCTTCATCCGCCGCCCGTTCCTGTACCTGGGCGCATGGTACGGCTTCGGCGCCGGGGTGCTGGCGCTGGGCCTGATCGCCGCCTCCGGGATGGCGCTGGGGCCGCCGCTGGCGGAACTGGCCGACAGCTACGGCAGCCATTTCGCGCTGCACGGCCTGGACGCGCTGCATGCCTCGCTGGTGCTGCTCGGCACGCTGTTGCTCGGCTGGCTCGGCGCCTGGCTGGTGACCGGCCACTTCCTGCGCCAGACGCGTCCCACCGACGCCTGA
- the ftsE gene encoding cell division ATP-binding protein FtsE, with amino-acid sequence MSVLRFDNVSKQYAGGHEALVDVSFQVEEGEMLFVTGHSGAGKSTLLKLIHLGERPSRGAVLFGERNLLKVRGRRVPLHRREVGAVYQDHRLLMDRSIAENVALPLILRGTRRAEIGKRVRSVLERMGLSHREKALPSQLSAGEQQRVGIARAMVGEPRLLVADEPTGNLDPTLAAEIMQLFAELPARGTSVLVVSHDLALLKQMRKRVLILDHGRLVDDISPQDLAE; translated from the coding sequence ATGAGCGTCCTGCGGTTCGACAATGTCAGCAAACAGTACGCCGGTGGCCACGAGGCGCTGGTGGACGTCAGCTTCCAAGTGGAGGAGGGCGAGATGCTGTTCGTCACCGGCCATTCCGGCGCCGGCAAGAGCACCCTGCTCAAGTTGATCCATCTAGGCGAACGTCCGTCGCGCGGCGCGGTGCTGTTCGGCGAGCGCAACCTGCTGAAGGTGCGCGGGCGGCGCGTGCCGCTGCACCGGCGCGAAGTCGGCGCCGTCTACCAAGACCACCGCCTGCTGATGGACCGCAGCATCGCCGAGAACGTGGCGCTGCCCCTGATCCTGCGCGGCACCCGCCGCGCCGAGATCGGCAAGCGCGTGCGTTCGGTACTGGAGCGGATGGGGTTGAGCCATCGCGAGAAGGCGCTGCCGTCGCAGCTGTCGGCCGGCGAGCAGCAGCGCGTCGGCATCGCCCGGGCGATGGTTGGCGAACCACGCCTGCTGGTCGCCGACGAGCCGACCGGCAACCTCGACCCGACCCTGGCCGCCGAGATCATGCAACTGTTCGCCGAACTGCCGGCGCGCGGCACCAGCGTGCTGGTGGTCAGCCACGACTTGGCGCTGCTCAAGCAGATGCGCAAGCGCGTGCTGATCCTGGACCACGGCCGCCTGGTCGACGACATCTCCCCGCAGGACCTGGCCGAATGA
- the rhlB gene encoding ATP-dependent RNA helicase RhlB: MSDKPLTDVTFSAFELQPALLAGLEGAGFTRCTPIQALTLPVALPGRDVAGQAQTGTGKTLAFLVTVMNRLLSRPALADRKPEDPRALILAPTRELAIQIHKDAVKFGADLGLRFALVYGGVDYDKQRELLQQGVDVIIATPGRLIDYVKQHKVVSLHACEICVLDEADRMFDLGFIKDIRFLLRRMPERGTRQTLLFSATLSHRVLELAYEHMNEPEKLVVETESITAARVRQRIYFPSDEEKQALLLGLLSRSEGARTMLFVNTKAFVERVARSLERNGYRVGVLSGDVPQKKRETLLNRFQKGQLEILVATDVAARGLHIDGVKYVYNYDLPFDAEDYVHRIGRTARLGEEGDAISFACERYAMSLPDIEAYIEQKIPVKPVTAGLLVALPRTPRAAVEGEPADADESIGAIFREARAQREADEQRRGGGGRGKPGAGHSGAGGAAGRGESRGADGRPRRPRTPRPAEAGATAGAAADPAAAAVATEAAAVASVAAATPKPRRAVADGAPAVDGERPPRKRRRRRGGRPLDGAKAPAAEAPAKPVQVAATPIKDARQGGRAAAPGEAANDSFLTRLGRRLRSLVSNS; encoded by the coding sequence ATGAGCGACAAACCGCTGACCGATGTGACTTTTTCCGCGTTCGAACTGCAGCCGGCGTTGCTGGCAGGACTCGAAGGCGCCGGCTTCACCCGCTGCACGCCGATCCAGGCGCTGACCCTGCCGGTGGCCCTGCCGGGCCGCGACGTGGCCGGCCAGGCCCAGACCGGCACCGGCAAGACCCTGGCGTTCCTGGTGACGGTGATGAATCGCCTGCTCAGCCGCCCGGCGCTGGCCGATCGCAAGCCGGAGGATCCGCGCGCGCTGATCCTGGCTCCGACCCGCGAGCTGGCGATCCAGATCCACAAGGACGCGGTCAAGTTCGGCGCCGACCTCGGCCTGCGCTTCGCGCTGGTCTATGGCGGCGTGGACTACGACAAGCAGCGCGAACTGCTGCAGCAGGGCGTGGACGTGATCATCGCCACCCCCGGCCGCCTGATCGACTATGTCAAGCAGCACAAGGTGGTCTCGCTGCACGCCTGCGAGATTTGCGTGCTGGACGAGGCCGACCGCATGTTCGACCTGGGCTTCATCAAGGACATCCGCTTCCTGCTGCGGCGCATGCCCGAGCGCGGCACCCGGCAGACGCTGCTGTTCTCGGCCACCCTCAGCCACCGCGTGCTGGAGCTGGCCTACGAGCACATGAACGAGCCGGAGAAGCTGGTCGTCGAGACCGAGAGCATCACCGCCGCGCGCGTGCGCCAGCGCATCTACTTCCCCTCCGACGAGGAGAAGCAGGCCCTGCTGCTGGGCCTGCTGTCGCGCAGCGAGGGCGCGCGCACCATGCTGTTCGTCAACACCAAGGCCTTCGTCGAGCGCGTGGCGCGCTCGCTGGAGCGCAACGGCTACCGGGTCGGCGTGCTGTCCGGCGACGTGCCGCAGAAGAAGCGCGAGACCCTGCTCAACCGCTTCCAGAAGGGCCAGCTGGAAATCCTGGTCGCCACCGACGTGGCCGCGCGCGGCCTGCACATCGACGGCGTCAAGTACGTCTACAACTACGACCTGCCGTTCGACGCCGAGGACTACGTGCACCGCATCGGCCGCACCGCGCGGTTGGGCGAGGAAGGCGACGCGATCAGCTTCGCCTGCGAGCGCTATGCGATGAGCCTGCCGGACATCGAAGCCTACATCGAGCAGAAGATCCCGGTCAAGCCGGTCACCGCCGGACTGCTGGTGGCGCTGCCGCGCACCCCGCGCGCGGCGGTCGAGGGCGAGCCGGCCGATGCCGACGAAAGCATCGGCGCCATCTTCCGCGAGGCGCGCGCGCAGCGCGAGGCCGACGAACAGCGCCGCGGCGGCGGTGGCCGCGGCAAGCCCGGCGCCGGCCACAGCGGAGCTGGCGGCGCTGCCGGCCGTGGCGAATCGCGCGGCGCCGACGGCAGGCCGCGCCGCCCGCGGACCCCGCGTCCGGCCGAGGCCGGCGCAACCGCCGGGGCCGCCGCAGACCCGGCGGCAGCGGCAGTCGCGACCGAGGCGGCGGCCGTGGCGTCGGTCGCCGCGGCCACCCCCAAGCCGCGCCGCGCGGTGGCCGACGGCGCGCCCGCGGTGGACGGCGAGCGCCCGCCGCGCAAGCGCCGGCGCCGTCGCGGCGGCCGTCCGCTGGACGGCGCCAAAGCGCCGGCCGCCGAAGCGCCGGCCAAGCCGGTGCAGGTCGCGGCCACGCCGATCAAGGACGCGCGCCAAGGCGGGCGTGCCGCCGCGCCGGGCGAGGCGGCGAACGATTCGTTCCTGACCCGTCTCGGCCGCAGGTTGCGTTCGCTGGTGTCCAACTCCTGA
- the trxA gene encoding thioredoxin TrxA: protein MSDKVLHVGDADFDTAVLQSGEPVLVDFWAEWCGPCKMIAPVLDDLADAYDGKLKVAKVNVDENRATAIKYHVRSIPMLLLFKDGQVQATQIGAVGKGQLTQMIDKTLGGAAA from the coding sequence GTGAGCGATAAGGTCCTACACGTCGGCGACGCCGATTTCGATACCGCGGTGCTGCAGTCCGGCGAGCCGGTCCTGGTGGACTTCTGGGCGGAATGGTGCGGTCCGTGCAAGATGATCGCCCCAGTGCTGGACGACCTGGCCGACGCCTACGACGGCAAGCTCAAGGTGGCCAAGGTCAACGTGGACGAGAACCGCGCCACCGCGATCAAGTACCACGTGCGCTCGATCCCGATGCTGCTGCTGTTCAAGGATGGCCAGGTCCAGGCCACCCAGATCGGCGCGGTCGGCAAGGGCCAGCTGACCCAGATGATCGACAAGACCCTGGGCGGCGCCGCTGCCTGA
- the rho gene encoding transcription termination factor Rho, with protein sequence MSDNITTEPGSVEAPAEKRARKPRVSKAVADAEGGADHGAPAQPNLPLNPAPVQAEAPRSAVQAPSPPPSQPASAAAAQGQGGNPNDGGEAREPRDGGNLRFNNQNPQNQNSQQGNRRDRFRNRRDRNRERFPDNGLPNDNGANEVFVPRPHANVPEGFPIYSLSDLKRMPAQKLLDIAEQLNIQDGVARARKQDVIFALLKVLTRHGEGVAADGVLEILPDGFGFLRAAEASYLAGPDDTYISPSQIRRFNLRTGDHLSGRIRFPKDGERYFALSIVDTINGEPLEASKNKVLFENLTALFPRKRFTLERGNGSSEDISGRILDLMAPQGKGQRALIVSPPKAGKTMLMQQVATAITTNHPDVHMIVLLIDERPEEVTEMQRTVRGEVISSTFDEPAARHVQVAEMVIERAKRLVEHKKDVVILLDSITRLARAYNNVVPSSGKVLSGGVDANALHRPKRFFGAARNVEEGGSLTIIATALVETGSKMDEVIYEEFKGTGNSEVHLNRRIAEKRVYPAIDINRSGTRREDLLIEPELLQKIWILRKLLHPMDEIAAMEFLLDKMKNTKSNDEFFGSMKR encoded by the coding sequence TTGTCCGATAACATCACCACCGAACCCGGGAGCGTCGAGGCCCCCGCCGAAAAGCGCGCGCGCAAGCCGCGCGTCAGCAAGGCCGTCGCCGACGCTGAAGGCGGAGCCGACCACGGCGCGCCAGCACAGCCGAACCTGCCGCTGAACCCGGCGCCGGTCCAAGCCGAAGCGCCCCGCTCCGCCGTGCAGGCACCGTCGCCGCCCCCGTCCCAGCCGGCTTCCGCCGCCGCCGCCCAGGGCCAGGGCGGCAACCCCAACGACGGCGGCGAAGCGCGCGAGCCGCGCGATGGCGGCAATCTGCGCTTCAACAACCAGAATCCGCAGAACCAGAACAGCCAGCAGGGCAATCGCCGCGACCGCTTCCGCAACCGCCGCGACCGCAACCGCGAGCGGTTCCCGGACAACGGCCTGCCCAACGACAACGGCGCCAACGAAGTGTTCGTGCCGCGCCCGCACGCCAACGTGCCAGAAGGCTTCCCGATCTATTCGCTGAGCGACCTGAAGCGGATGCCGGCGCAGAAGCTGCTGGACATCGCCGAGCAGCTCAACATCCAGGACGGCGTGGCCCGCGCGCGCAAGCAGGACGTGATCTTCGCGCTGCTGAAGGTGCTGACCCGCCACGGCGAAGGCGTCGCCGCCGACGGCGTGCTGGAGATCCTGCCGGACGGCTTCGGCTTCCTGCGCGCGGCCGAGGCCAGCTACCTGGCCGGCCCGGACGACACCTACATCTCGCCCAGCCAGATCCGCCGCTTCAACCTGCGTACCGGCGACCACCTGTCCGGCCGCATCCGCTTCCCCAAGGACGGCGAACGCTACTTCGCGCTGTCGATCGTCGACACGATCAACGGCGAGCCGCTGGAAGCGAGCAAGAACAAGGTGCTGTTCGAGAACCTGACCGCGCTGTTCCCGCGCAAGCGCTTCACCCTGGAACGCGGCAACGGGTCCTCGGAAGACATCTCCGGGCGCATCCTCGACCTGATGGCGCCGCAGGGCAAGGGCCAGCGCGCGCTGATCGTGTCCCCGCCCAAGGCCGGCAAGACCATGCTGATGCAGCAGGTGGCCACGGCGATCACCACCAACCATCCCGACGTGCACATGATCGTGCTGCTGATCGACGAGCGGCCGGAAGAAGTGACCGAAATGCAGCGCACCGTGCGCGGCGAGGTCATCTCCTCCACCTTCGACGAGCCGGCCGCGCGCCACGTGCAGGTCGCCGAGATGGTGATCGAGCGCGCCAAGCGCCTGGTCGAGCACAAGAAGGACGTGGTGATCCTGCTCGACTCGATCACTCGCCTGGCCCGCGCCTACAACAACGTGGTGCCGTCCTCCGGCAAGGTGCTCAGCGGCGGCGTCGACGCCAACGCGCTGCACCGCCCGAAGCGCTTCTTCGGCGCGGCGCGCAACGTGGAGGAAGGCGGCTCGCTGACCATCATCGCCACCGCCCTGGTCGAGACCGGCAGCAAGATGGACGAGGTGATCTACGAGGAGTTCAAGGGCACCGGCAACAGCGAAGTGCACCTGAACCGCCGTATCGCCGAGAAGCGCGTGTACCCGGCGATCGACATCAACCGTTCCGGCACCCGCCGCGAAGACCTGTTGATCGAGCCGGAGCTGCTGCAGAAGATCTGGATCCTGCGCAAGCTGCTGCATCCGATGGACGAGATCGCGGCAATGGAATTCCTGCTGGACAAGATGAAGAACACCAAGTCCAACGACGAGTTCTTCGGTTCGATGAAGCGCTGA
- a CDS encoding COG4705 family protein: protein MDSTVAKVAPVTLGFWVMKICATTLGETAGDLLSMTLDVGYAMSSVLLIGVFLLSLWAQLRTRRFHPWLYWWVILTTSTAGTTLSDYMDRSLGLGYAQGALLLSGGLALTLGAWWLSERSLSVSRIGGGRAEVFYWMAILFSNTLGTALGDYLADSSGLGFLGGAALIAGALATIVLAYAFTRIDRVLLFWAAFVLTRPFGATFGDLLTKPTAKGGLDLGTLGASLVLAGILVAMLYATTRNRTIPRTSA from the coding sequence ATGGACTCCACTGTCGCCAAAGTCGCACCGGTCACCCTGGGGTTCTGGGTGATGAAGATCTGTGCGACCACGCTCGGCGAGACCGCTGGCGATTTGCTGTCGATGACGCTGGACGTCGGCTACGCGATGAGCAGCGTCTTACTGATCGGCGTGTTCCTGTTGTCGCTGTGGGCGCAGTTGCGCACCCGCCGATTCCATCCGTGGCTGTACTGGTGGGTGATCCTGACCACCAGCACCGCTGGCACCACCCTGTCGGACTACATGGACCGCAGCCTGGGCCTGGGCTACGCGCAAGGTGCGTTGCTGCTGAGCGGCGGCCTGGCGTTGACCCTGGGCGCCTGGTGGCTGAGCGAACGCAGCCTGTCGGTCAGCCGGATCGGCGGGGGCCGCGCGGAAGTCTTCTACTGGATGGCGATCCTGTTCTCCAATACGCTCGGCACCGCGCTGGGGGACTACCTGGCCGACAGTTCGGGACTGGGTTTCCTCGGCGGCGCGGCGCTGATCGCGGGGGCGCTCGCCACGATCGTCCTGGCCTACGCGTTCACCCGCATCGACCGTGTGCTGCTGTTCTGGGCCGCCTTCGTGCTGACCCGTCCATTCGGCGCCACGTTCGGCGACCTGCTGACCAAGCCGACGGCAAAGGGCGGATTGGATCTGGGCACCCTGGGCGCGTCGCTGGTGCTGGCCGGCATCCTTGTCGCGATGCTGTATGCGACCACGCGCAACCGCACGATCCCGCGTACGTCCGCGTAG
- a CDS encoding TonB-dependent receptor plug domain-containing protein: MKHNAQRRLAAAIFTVCSAGSPAAAASPPDADDANTSTTLDRIVVTGTRGANRTQFGTLAPVDVISAEEIRSVGSSDLNTVLAALVPSFVVQRLPLADGQIFVRPATLRGLSPDQTLVLVNGHRFHRSALLGARGAQAPDLAQIPATAIKRIEVLRDGAAAQYGSDAIAGVINIILDDRVGTELGVDVSKYSEGDGLARTYSLKRGWELGEGRLVAFAEHSASEPTDRGVQRADAIAFQAAHPAIAVPDPVQRWGQPEQRSTHLGMNLDLPLGEDIGLYGYALFNDGGGVSDFNWRNPDTNASIYKRTPAFPGFDLRTLYPAGFTPRYGSDYRDAQTLGGLKGAFDERFSWDVSAAYGLSDIGYSLDESINASMGPTSPTAFHLGRLRQREVNLNADFVYSLPLAMLQDPVNIAFGAERRNETYAIAAGDPASYAIGAGARDGLAPNANGAPGFSPQQAGSWDQTSYAAYADVEVPLTSRFSVGGALRYEDFSSVGSRLNGKLSARVELTSWLALRGAWSNGFRAPTPGQVYGTQITQGLDTVSLQVFNAGRLSPQDPIAIALGAKALKPEASDSLSLGLAWQAAAGFYGSLDLYRIELSDRFSTSRSFTVPASLPNPMHYTSVNYFTNDFDTTTEGADLVFGYQHAFGPGRFGATLAYNYNRTRVDDGSTAVASNPTQRLLFEQLLPQHKGSLGLTWEQGPLQGLLRMRYYGAWTDSSGNASGDIFQRFGAIALLDMSATYALSQTLSLRLGADNVLNTYPDKATFQASRGLVYSRNAPYDTDGRNVHAQLRLRF; the protein is encoded by the coding sequence TTGAAACACAACGCGCAGCGCCGCCTGGCGGCCGCCATCTTCACCGTGTGCAGCGCCGGCAGCCCCGCCGCGGCCGCGTCGCCGCCGGATGCCGACGACGCCAACACCAGCACCACGCTCGACCGCATCGTGGTCACCGGCACCCGCGGCGCCAACCGTACCCAGTTCGGCACGCTGGCGCCGGTGGACGTGATCAGCGCCGAGGAAATCCGCTCGGTCGGCAGCAGCGACCTCAACACCGTGCTGGCGGCGCTGGTGCCCTCGTTCGTGGTACAGCGCCTGCCGCTGGCAGACGGCCAGATCTTCGTGCGCCCGGCCACGCTGCGCGGCCTGTCGCCCGACCAGACCCTGGTGCTGGTCAACGGCCACCGCTTCCACCGCTCCGCCCTGCTCGGCGCGCGCGGCGCGCAGGCGCCGGACCTGGCGCAGATCCCGGCCACGGCGATCAAGCGCATCGAAGTGCTGCGCGACGGCGCCGCCGCCCAGTATGGGTCGGACGCCATCGCCGGGGTGATCAACATCATCCTCGACGACCGGGTCGGCACCGAGCTGGGCGTGGACGTGTCCAAGTACAGCGAGGGCGACGGACTCGCGCGCACCTACTCGCTCAAGCGCGGCTGGGAACTGGGCGAAGGTCGCCTGGTCGCCTTCGCCGAGCACAGTGCGTCCGAGCCAACCGACCGCGGCGTGCAGCGCGCCGACGCGATCGCCTTCCAGGCGGCGCATCCGGCGATCGCCGTGCCCGATCCGGTGCAGCGCTGGGGCCAGCCGGAACAGCGCAGCACCCACCTGGGCATGAACCTGGACCTGCCGCTGGGCGAGGACATCGGCCTGTACGGCTATGCCTTGTTCAACGACGGCGGCGGCGTCTCCGACTTCAACTGGCGCAACCCCGACACCAACGCCTCGATCTACAAGCGCACCCCGGCGTTCCCCGGCTTCGACCTGCGCACGCTCTACCCGGCCGGCTTCACCCCGCGCTACGGCAGCGACTACCGCGACGCGCAGACCCTGGGCGGGCTGAAGGGCGCATTCGACGAGCGCTTCAGTTGGGACGTCAGCGCCGCGTACGGGCTGAGCGACATCGGCTATTCGCTGGATGAATCGATCAACGCCTCGATGGGTCCGACCAGCCCGACCGCGTTCCACCTGGGCCGCCTGCGGCAGCGCGAGGTCAACCTCAACGCCGACTTCGTCTATTCGCTGCCGCTGGCGATGCTGCAGGACCCGGTGAACATCGCCTTCGGCGCCGAGCGCCGCAACGAAACCTACGCCATCGCCGCCGGCGATCCCGCCTCCTATGCCATCGGCGCCGGCGCGCGCGACGGGCTGGCGCCGAACGCCAACGGCGCGCCCGGCTTCAGCCCGCAGCAGGCCGGTTCCTGGGACCAGACCAGCTACGCCGCCTATGCCGACGTGGAAGTGCCGCTGACCTCGCGCTTCAGCGTCGGCGGCGCGCTGCGCTACGAAGACTTCTCCAGCGTCGGCAGCCGCCTCAACGGCAAGCTGTCCGCGCGCGTCGAACTGACCTCGTGGCTGGCGCTGCGCGGCGCCTGGTCCAATGGCTTCCGGGCGCCGACGCCCGGGCAGGTGTACGGGACCCAGATCACCCAGGGCCTGGACACGGTCAGCCTGCAGGTGTTCAACGCCGGCCGGCTGTCGCCGCAGGATCCGATCGCCATCGCGCTCGGCGCCAAGGCGTTGAAGCCGGAAGCATCCGATTCGCTGAGCCTGGGCCTGGCCTGGCAGGCCGCGGCCGGGTTCTACGGGTCGCTGGACCTGTACCGGATCGAGCTCAGCGACCGCTTCAGCACCTCGCGGAGTTTTACGGTGCCGGCCAGCCTGCCCAATCCGATGCACTACACCTCGGTCAACTACTTCACCAACGACTTCGACACCACCACCGAGGGCGCGGACCTGGTGTTCGGCTACCAGCATGCGTTCGGCCCCGGCCGCTTCGGCGCCACCCTGGCCTACAACTACAACCGCACCCGGGTCGACGACGGCAGCACCGCCGTGGCGTCCAATCCGACCCAGCGCCTCCTGTTTGAACAGTTGCTGCCGCAGCACAAGGGCAGCCTCGGCCTGACCTGGGAACAAGGGCCGCTGCAGGGGCTGCTGCGGATGCGCTACTACGGCGCGTGGACCGACAGCAGCGGCAATGCCAGCGGCGACATCTTCCAGCGCTTCGGCGCGATCGCGCTGCTCGACATGTCGGCGACGTACGCGCTGAGCCAGACCCTGTCGCTGCGGCTGGGCGCCGACAACGTCCTGAACACCTATCCCGACAAGGCCACCTTTCAGGCCAGCCGCGGCCTGGTGTATTCGCGCAACGCGCCCTACGACACCGACGGACGCAACGTCCATGCACAACTCCGCCTGCGCTTCTGA